The DNA window CAGTAGCTGTGACATCACGTAGGCCATACAACTTCTTATCCGCAGGAGTCATGTTGCCGCTCTGACCGACAACAGCAAGTCCAATATCGTTCACTTGATTGAAGAACTGCTCTTTCCCAAGCTCGACAGAGAATCCTGAAATAGCTTCAAGCTTATCAATGGTTCCACCGGTATGACCGAGACCTCGACCTGACATCTTAGCTACAGGTACTCCAGCAGCGGCAACAAGAGGTCCAAGGACTATCGTCGCTTTATCACCTACACCGCCAGTAGAGTGCTTGTCGACCTTAATCCCATGTATGGAACTAAGATCAACCATATCCCCTGAAGCAGCCATATGCAGTGTTAGATCAGCCGTCTCACGCGCACTCATCCCTTGGTAATAAACAGCCATGGCCCAAGCGGACATTTGATAATCAGGAATGTCACCTTCACTATAACCCTTAACTAAAAAGCCAATCTCTTCGTTACTTAGTTCAAGACCATCTCGTTTTTTTCGAATCAGATCTACAGCTCTCATCGTCAGCTTCCTCACCTTTCAAATTTACATTTCAGGGATGATTGACAATACAAGACTTAGGAACTTCTCCCGAACTCGATCGGTCGTTTCCATCACTTCATGATGGGACAAAGGTTGATCTAAGATACCAGAAGCCATATTACTAATACATGAAATACCCAGCACTTCAATTCCTGCATGCCTTGCCACTATGACTTCGGAAACAGTCGACATACCCACTGCATCACCGCCAAGAGTACGAAGCATTACAATTTCCGCTGGCGTCTCGTAGGTAGGGCCCAGAAGGCCAACATAGACACCTTCCTGAAGTGGTACATTCTTCTCACTTGCGACTTTCTTGGCCGTATCCCGAAGCTTACGGCTGTATGCCTGTGACATGTCCGGGAACCTTGGACCCATTTCACTATCATTTGGTCCAATCAGGGGGTTCTTCCCCGTCAAATTAATATGATCCGAAATAAGCATCAAATCCCCTGGAGCAAATGACGTATTAATACCGCCTGCAGCGTTCGTTACAAGCAGTTTCGATACGCCAAGCTCTTTCATGACACGTACAGGGAAAGCGGTCAGCTCAGGTCCATAACCTTCGTACATGTGAAAACGACCCTTCATGAGTACAACAGGTACACCTTGAAGCGATCCAACCAATAATTCTCCGGCATGTCCTTCAACCGTGGACTGAGGGAAATGCGGAATATCCTGATAAGCGATACTTATCGGTTCTTCAATATGTTCAGCTAGCACACCAAGACCGGATCCAAGTATAAGTCCAATCTGTGGCGTAACCGGTGATTTAGATTGGATATATTGTGCTGCTTCTTTAATCATATCTTGTGTTAAAATTGTCATTTTGTCTACTCTCCCGTTTATTATTTCAATTGTTTTAGAAAGCTTCTACCGTGTCCACTTCCGTTGATTCCAAAGTTATCGGCAATCGTCGCTGCGAGGTCCGAGAATGTCGCGCGAATACCGAGGTCAACAGTTTGAGTTAGCGCCGGATTGTATACAAGCAACGGAACATATTCCCGTGTATGGTCGGTACCCGCATGAATCGGGTCATTTCCGTGATCCGCTGTAATAACAAGTAAATCTTGGTCCCCTACCTTGCTCAGCAAATCCGGCAATGCAGCATCAAATTCTTCTAGTGCACGCGCATATCCCTCAGGGTCACGGCGATGGCCGTATAAGGAATCGAAATCAACTAAATTCGTAAATAGTAGACCCGTGAAGTCCTGACCCATTAGAGTAATCGTCTCCTGGATGCCATGACTGTTGCTCTTTGTCGGATGGGATGCAGTAATGCCTTCCCCACTAAAAATATCGTTGATTTTCCCGACAGAAACAACGTCCTTCCCTGCATTTTTAAGGGCATTAAGAACTGTTGGTTCAGGCGGTTTTACTGCATAGTCGTGTCGATTTGGCGTTCTCTTGAAATCCCCTGGTGTGCCAACGAAAGGACGGGCAATGACTCTTCCCACGGTATGCTCCGGTTCCAGTGTAAGTCGACGAGCTATTTCACAAGCACGGTATAACTCTGAAAGCGGAATGATCTCCTCATGTGCTGCAATTTGAAATACACTATCTGCGGAAGTATATACAATCCAAGCTCCCGTTCTCATATGTTCTGCGCCCAGTTCATCGAGTATTTCAGTCCCGGAGGCTGGTTTATTACCAATCATTTTACGTCCAGTCTCTGCTTCGAACCGCGCGATCAAATCCCGTGGGAACCCATCTGGATAAGTCTGGAAGGGAGTATTAATCTTAAGACCCATCAGTTCCCAGTGTCCTGTCATCGTATCTTTACCTGTAGAAACTTCCGCCATTTTGCCATAAGAAGCCATAGGTGACTCTACCGGACTTAGATTGGGTAGCGTGGCAATATTGCCGAGACCTAACTTCTGAAGATTAGGCAGCTTCGTTTGAGGAACTTTCTCTAAAATATGACCCAGTGTATGAGCACCTTCATCCCCATATTTCTTTGCATCGGGTAGTTCTCCTATACCAACACTATCAAGTACAATTACAGTAATTTTATTGAAATTGTTATTATTTAGCATTATGTTTCACTCCTCACTTCTTACAGTTTTTTTGCTAGTTAGTTAAGTTATCCCCATTAGACGTCAAAGCATTCTTCGCCCGGGGATGATATGAATCGTACACAGACTTAATGTTCGGTTTCGTTATGTTCAAATAAACCTGTACCGTCGACACGTCTGAATGTCCCAGCATTTCCTGAACTGACCGCACATCAGCTCCACCTGAAAGTAAATGAGCGGCGAAAGAATGTCGTAGTGTATGGGGAGTAATAGCGGCTGTAAATCCCGCTTCCTGACCATATTTTTTAATAATTTTCCAGAAACCCTGCCGACTGATAGCTACTCCGCGACGATTAAGAAACAGGGGCCCTTGGCTACCTACTTCTGGACTCAGATGTGTCCAACTCTCGTTCAAGTACCTTTCTATCCATCCAGCAGTCACACTTCCAATGGGTATGATTCGTTCTTTCCCAGCTCCTCCAGAACAGCGTACGAAACGAAGACTTGTATTAACATCCTCCACGTTTAATGAGATTAATTCAGATACCCGGATTCCCGTCGCATACAACAGCTCCAACATTGCCTTATCCCTCATACCTAGAGGATGATTCACATCAGGCATTTCAAGTAGCCTTTCTGTTTCCTCGATCGTTAGAATTTGTGGTGGCTTCTTTTCACTCTTAGGCATGTCCATCATTAAAAAAGGGTCTTGATCAATGATTCGTTCTCGAACTAAATATTGAAAGAAAGCTCGAAGTGAAACCGAGGCCCTAGTTATCGTTGCGGGGGCTTTTCCTCTTTCTTTCATCGCTGAAAAGTATAACAGAATTCCTGTTCGGGTCACATCCAGAAGACTGTCCGCTTCTCGCTCTTGTAAGTAAGCCACATACTGTTTCAAATCTCTGGAGTATGATTCCAGAGTCGCTCCACTGAGTCCCTTCTGATCTTCTAAAAATGTAATAAAAGAGGCAACATGTTGTTCCAAATCCCCATGCCTCCTTTCGTTCTTTATGCAACCTGCCCTGTAGACAGATCTCTATTCAACAATTCAACATACATAACGCTATTCCCTGCTACTAT is part of the Paenibacillus segetis genome and encodes:
- a CDS encoding purine-nucleoside phosphorylase; the protein is MTILTQDMIKEAAQYIQSKSPVTPQIGLILGSGLGVLAEHIEEPISIAYQDIPHFPQSTVEGHAGELLVGSLQGVPVVLMKGRFHMYEGYGPELTAFPVRVMKELGVSKLLVTNAAGGINTSFAPGDLMLISDHINLTGKNPLIGPNDSEMGPRFPDMSQAYSRKLRDTAKKVASEKNVPLQEGVYVGLLGPTYETPAEIVMLRTLGGDAVGMSTVSEVIVARHAGIEVLGISCISNMASGILDQPLSHHEVMETTDRVREKFLSLVLSIIPEM
- the deoB gene encoding phosphopentomutase produces the protein MLNNNNFNKITVIVLDSVGIGELPDAKKYGDEGAHTLGHILEKVPQTKLPNLQKLGLGNIATLPNLSPVESPMASYGKMAEVSTGKDTMTGHWELMGLKINTPFQTYPDGFPRDLIARFEAETGRKMIGNKPASGTEILDELGAEHMRTGAWIVYTSADSVFQIAAHEEIIPLSELYRACEIARRLTLEPEHTVGRVIARPFVGTPGDFKRTPNRHDYAVKPPEPTVLNALKNAGKDVVSVGKINDIFSGEGITASHPTKSNSHGIQETITLMGQDFTGLLFTNLVDFDSLYGHRRDPEGYARALEEFDAALPDLLSKVGDQDLLVITADHGNDPIHAGTDHTREYVPLLVYNPALTQTVDLGIRATFSDLAATIADNFGINGSGHGRSFLKQLK
- the xerD gene encoding site-specific tyrosine recombinase XerD — its product is MEQHVASFITFLEDQKGLSGATLESYSRDLKQYVAYLQEREADSLLDVTRTGILLYFSAMKERGKAPATITRASVSLRAFFQYLVRERIIDQDPFLMMDMPKSEKKPPQILTIEETERLLEMPDVNHPLGMRDKAMLELLYATGIRVSELISLNVEDVNTSLRFVRCSGGAGKERIIPIGSVTAGWIERYLNESWTHLSPEVGSQGPLFLNRRGVAISRQGFWKIIKKYGQEAGFTAAITPHTLRHSFAAHLLSGGADVRSVQEMLGHSDVSTVQVYLNITKPNIKSVYDSYHPRAKNALTSNGDNLTN